One Clostridium novyi NT genomic window carries:
- a CDS encoding IS1182-like element ISCno1 family transposase (programmed frameshift) translates to MLTNNERKQNQLELVYIENLVPENHILRKIDKYIDFSFIRDLTKDLYCADNGRPSVDPVVLFKMLFIGYLFGIRSERQLVKEIQVNVAYRWFLGYGLTDKIPSHSTISQNRTKRFSNTNIHQEIFDNIVFQAINRNLVDGKILYTDSTHLKANANKHKFIKKEITKSTKEYFDELENDINKDRINHNKKPLKKKTKIAETKEIKVSTTDPDSGYMVRDGKPKGFFYLDHRTVDGKYNIITDVHVTPGNINDVDPYVKRIETQIEKFNFNTKYLVADAGYSTNPICKQISDKNYQGVFGFRLGPHVKGKYTKYRFQYVKELDGYVCINNCFLKYRTTTREGYKEYVSNAEHCASCKYKNNCLTSDKSINRTIRRHVWEDYKDQIFRFTKTEKGKNIYKRRKEKIERSFADSKELHGLRYCRMRGIKNVSEQCLLTAAVQNMKKIAMVLSHYFLCTLIQIYSKSTYIINIFRMLSHKRILA, encoded by the exons ATGCTTACTAATAATGAAAGAAAACAAAATCAATTAGAACTAGTTTATATAGAAAATTTAGTACCTGAAAATCACATACTTAGAAAGATAGATAAATACATAGACTTTTCATTTATAAGAGATTTAACTAAGGATTTATATTGTGCTGATAATGGCAGACCATCAGTGGATCCAGTTGTATTATTTAAAATGCTTTTTATAGGATACCTATTCGGTATACGTTCAGAGCGTCAGCTTGTAAAAGAAATCCAGGTAAATGTAGCTTACAGATGGTTTTTAGGATATGGACTTACTGATAAAATACCAAGTCATTCCACTATAAGCCAGAATAGAACAAAAAGATTTAGTAATACAAATATACATCAAGAAATATTTGATAATATTGTATTTCAAGCTATTAATAGAAACTTGGTTGATGGCAAAATTCTATATACTGATTCTACTCACTTAAAAGCTAACGCTAATAAACATAAATTTATTAAAAAAGAAATAACTAAATCCACAAAGGAATACTTTGATGAATTAGAGAATGACATTAATAAAGATAGAATTAATCATAATAAAAAGCCTCTAAAAAAAAAGACTAAAATAGCTGAAACTAAGGAAATAAAAGTAAGTACAACTGATCCAGACAGTGGATATATGGTTAGAGATGGAAAACCTAAAGGCTTTTTTTATTTAGATCATAGAACTGTTGACGGAAAGTATAATATTATAACAGACGTTCATGTTACTCCCGGGAATATAAACGATGTAGATCCTTATGTTAAAAGAATAGAAACTCAAATAGAAAAGTTTAATTTTAATACAAAATATTTAGTAGCAGATGCCGGATATTCTACGAATCCTATTTGTAAGCAAATTTCAGACAAAAATTATCAAGGTGTTTTTGGGTTCCGTTTAGGACCCCATGTTAAAGGAAAATATACAAAATATAGATTTCAGTATGTTAAAGAATTAGATGGATATGTATGTATTAATAATTGCTTTTTAAAATATAGAACTACTACAAGGGAAGGTTATAAAGAATACGTAAGTAATGCGGAGCATTGTGCTTCTTGCAAATATAAAAATAATTGCTTAACATCTGATAAATCCATTAATAGAACTATACGTCGTCATGTTTGGGAAGACTATAAAGATCAAATTTTTAGATTTACTAAAACAGAAAAAGGTAAAAATATTTATAAACGACGTAAAGAAAAGATTGAGCGTAGCTTTGCTGATTCAAAAGAATTACATGGGCTACGTTATTGTCGCATGCGAGGAATTAAAAATGTTTCTGAGCAGTGCCTACTTACAGCGGCAGTTCAGAATATGAAAAAGATAGCCATGGTGCTATCGCACTAT TTTTTGTGTACGTTAATTCAAATTTATTCCAAATCAACATACATAATAAATATTTTTCGAATGCTATCGCATAAAAGAATTTTGGCGTAA
- a CDS encoding HAMP domain-containing methyl-accepting chemotaxis protein codes for MVFIKNLKVSQKVVLIVVVINIFMLIVTAQGLRSYNNEFQMLNTMYNDMLLPVNSIGDIKFEIQNIRMDLEKYVVLFDQYTPEQKQKENEKIRSQFNNINEELDGFNKLNITDEEKKYSLMLKNEFKEYEKIACNTIDMCNSKGREDGMNYGYQNMKQVTKGLLSSIKKLDTSILNRSQEFHKLSEVNYNSTVKLTAIIIILGLIVSIGISVIVVKLINKALADTVEYIEVLATGDFSQGAPEVYLNINDEIGTIIKSMEKMRLTIKDSIKVTVDESKSSMENIKAVDKLIDELKFNIEQVSSTTEELSSGMEETAASTEEMNATSEEIEKKVALIANKAEQGAKNATEVLNKAENIKKQAILSRNNAHEVRKNIDEKLKQAIEDSKSIEKIGILSDAILEITSQTNLLALNAAIEAARAGEVGKGFAVVAEEIRKLAEQSNETVTEIQEITKQVVGSVENLTNNSTQALKFIEDEVVSAYKQMIDICNQYSEDSNFYDNFSNELDETSDELLTSMKNIAEVINNITIAANEGATGTVDIAERIGEVSDKTVEVLNMAKENKETFERLLGSVSKFKI; via the coding sequence ATGGTTTTCATAAAGAATTTAAAAGTGTCTCAAAAAGTTGTCCTTATAGTTGTAGTAATTAATATTTTTATGTTGATTGTAACAGCACAGGGATTAAGAAGTTATAATAACGAATTTCAAATGTTAAATACTATGTACAATGACATGTTACTTCCTGTAAATTCTATAGGGGATATAAAATTTGAGATTCAAAATATTCGTATGGATCTTGAAAAATATGTAGTTCTTTTTGATCAATATACACCTGAACAAAAACAAAAAGAAAATGAAAAAATAAGATCACAATTTAATAATATTAACGAAGAATTAGATGGATTTAATAAGTTAAATATCACGGATGAGGAAAAAAAATATTCTTTGATGCTTAAAAATGAATTTAAAGAGTATGAAAAAATAGCGTGTAATACTATTGATATGTGTAATAGTAAAGGAAGAGAAGATGGTATGAATTATGGTTATCAAAATATGAAACAGGTAACCAAAGGATTACTAAGCAGTATAAAAAAACTAGATACTAGTATATTAAATAGGTCACAAGAATTTCATAAGTTAAGTGAAGTAAATTATAATAGTACAGTTAAATTAACAGCAATAATAATTATATTAGGATTAATTGTGTCTATTGGAATAAGTGTGATTGTTGTAAAATTAATAAATAAAGCTTTAGCTGATACTGTAGAGTATATAGAAGTATTAGCTACAGGAGATTTTAGTCAAGGTGCACCTGAAGTATATTTAAATATAAATGACGAAATTGGTACTATAATTAAATCTATGGAAAAAATGAGATTGACTATAAAAGATTCTATTAAGGTAACTGTAGATGAATCAAAAAGTTCTATGGAAAACATAAAGGCTGTGGATAAGCTTATAGATGAGTTAAAATTTAACATTGAACAAGTATCATCTACTACAGAAGAACTTTCAAGTGGTATGGAAGAAACAGCAGCATCTACAGAGGAGATGAATGCAACATCGGAAGAAATAGAGAAAAAAGTTGCACTAATAGCAAATAAGGCTGAACAAGGAGCTAAAAATGCTACTGAAGTATTAAACAAAGCAGAAAATATAAAAAAACAAGCTATTTTATCAAGAAATAATGCTCATGAAGTTAGAAAAAATATAGATGAAAAGTTAAAACAGGCTATAGAAGATTCTAAATCGATTGAGAAAATAGGTATTTTATCTGATGCTATATTAGAGATAACATCACAGACAAATTTACTTGCATTAAACGCAGCAATAGAAGCTGCTCGTGCTGGAGAAGTTGGAAAAGGTTTTGCTGTTGTAGCTGAAGAAATTAGAAAACTTGCAGAACAGTCAAATGAAACGGTAACAGAAATTCAAGAAATAACTAAGCAGGTAGTAGGTTCTGTTGAAAATCTTACCAATAACTCTACACAAGCACTTAAATTTATTGAAGATGAAGTGGTAAGTGCATATAAACAAATGATAGATATATGTAATCAATATAGTGAGGATTCAAATTTTTATGATAATTTCTCAAATGAACTTGATGAAACATCAGATGAATTATTAACATCAATGAAAAATATAGCAGAAGTAATAAATAACATAACAATTGCTGCTAATGAAGGTGCTACTGGAACGGTAGATATAGCTGAAAGAATCGGAGAGGTTTCTGATAAGACAGTTGAAGTTTTAAATATGGCTAAAGAAAATAAAGAAACATTTGAAAGATTGTTAGGATCAGTTTCAAAATTTAAAATATAA
- a CDS encoding SAM-dependent methyltransferase, whose product MNKLFLNKFLKGLFSDTCEVQYWDGTVEKFGEGNSKFKIFINENIKEKDILRDPFLTLGEAYMNKAIDFDGNIQTIIESIYKNKDSFLHKASVFSKLYNVTKHSIRQNKKDIQAHYDLGNDFYSIWLDDTMSYSCAYFKTKEDTLYDAQLNKVKYILKKLNLKNGDKLLDIGCGWGELIIEAAKEYGVKATGITLSTEQVKKVNERIKENGLEDLVDVKLMDYRELLKENIKFNRIVSVGMAEHVGRKNIPGYIKDISELLEEEGVCLLHCITAQVEGEANEWIKRYIFPGGYIPSFRELVYNMGENNLHLIDAESLRLHYSKTLECWAKNFEDNLDKVRNMKDEKFIRMWRLYLNSCAASFHYGVIDIHQFLFTKGLNNNLPMTRDYLYK is encoded by the coding sequence ATGAATAAATTGTTTTTGAATAAATTTCTAAAAGGGCTATTTTCAGATACATGTGAGGTGCAATATTGGGATGGTACTGTAGAAAAGTTTGGAGAAGGAAATAGCAAATTTAAAATATTTATAAATGAGAATATAAAAGAAAAAGATATTCTTCGTGATCCTTTTTTAACATTAGGTGAAGCTTACATGAATAAAGCAATAGATTTTGACGGAAACATACAAACTATAATTGAGTCAATTTATAAAAATAAGGATAGTTTTTTACATAAGGCATCTGTATTTTCAAAACTATATAATGTTACTAAACATTCAATAAGACAAAATAAAAAGGACATACAGGCTCATTATGATTTAGGAAATGATTTTTATAGTATATGGTTAGATGATACTATGAGTTATTCTTGTGCTTATTTTAAAACTAAAGAAGACACTTTGTATGATGCACAATTAAATAAAGTAAAGTACATATTAAAAAAATTAAATCTAAAGAATGGAGATAAATTATTAGATATAGGATGCGGTTGGGGAGAACTTATAATTGAAGCTGCAAAAGAATATGGTGTAAAAGCTACAGGAATAACTTTAAGCACAGAGCAAGTTAAAAAGGTAAATGAAAGAATTAAGGAAAATGGACTTGAAGATTTAGTGGATGTAAAGCTAATGGACTATAGAGAACTTTTAAAAGAGAACATAAAGTTTAATAGAATAGTAAGTGTAGGAATGGCAGAACATGTTGGAAGAAAAAACATACCAGGATATATAAAGGATATTAGTGAATTATTAGAAGAGGAAGGGGTATGTTTACTTCATTGCATTACAGCTCAAGTTGAAGGAGAAGCCAACGAATGGATTAAAAGATATATTTTCCCGGGAGGATATATACCATCATTTAGAGAACTTGTTTATAATATGGGAGAAAATAATCTTCATTTAATAGATGCTGAAAGTTTAAGGCTTCATTATAGTAAAACACTAGAATGTTGGGCTAAGAATTTTGAAGATAACCTAGACAAAGTAAGAAACATGAAGGATGAAAAGTTTATTAGAATGTGGAGATTATATTTAAATTCTTGTGCAGCATCTTTCCATTATGGAGTTATAGATATACATCAATTTTTATTTACTAAAGGACTTAATAATAATCTTCCTATGACTAGAGATTATTTATATAAATGA